Proteins encoded by one window of Nasonia vitripennis strain AsymCx chromosome 5, Nvit_psr_1.1, whole genome shotgun sequence:
- the LOC100116300 gene encoding cytochrome b5 isoform X1, with the protein MACLTTKRERYEMSQKYSAEEVSRHNNADDLWIAIHGKVFDVTKFLKEHPGGEEVLLSLAGGDATKCFDDIGHSQEAIQLKDTFEIGTLQGELTSPVAAASTGPTVDDDDWVYEEPKKEANPYIPVFIGLAVVVYAVLFYYIF; encoded by the exons ATGGCGTGTTTAACGACG AAACGAGAGAGATACGAGATGTCGCAAAAATACTCGGCGGAGGAAGTCTCGCGGCACAACAACGCCGACGACCTGTGGATAGCGATTCACGGCAAGGTCTTCGACGTCACCAAGTTCCTCAAGGAACATCCCGGCGGTGAGGAGGTGCTGCTGAGTCTAGCCGGGGGAGACGCCACCAAGTGCTTCGACGACATCGGTCACTCGCAG GAAGCCATACAGCTGAAGGACACTTTCGAGATCGGCACACTCCAGGGCGAGCTGACCTCACCGGTCGCGGCAGCGAGTACCGGTCCGACGgtggacgacgacgactgggTGTACGAGGAGCCGAAGAAGGAGGCCAACCCCTACATCCCCGTCTTCATCGGGCTGGCCGTCGTCGTCTACGCTGTTCTGTTCTACTACATCTTCTAG
- the LOC100116300 gene encoding cytochrome b5 isoform X3, with product MSQKYSAEEVSRHNNADDLWIAIHGKVFDVTKFLKEHPGGEEVLLSLAGGDATKCFDDIGHSQEAIQLKDTFEIGTLQGELTSPVAAASTGPTVDDDDWVYEEPKKEANPYIPVFIGLAVVVYAVLFYYIF from the exons ATGTCGCAAAAATACTCGGCGGAGGAAGTCTCGCGGCACAACAACGCCGACGACCTGTGGATAGCGATTCACGGCAAGGTCTTCGACGTCACCAAGTTCCTCAAGGAACATCCCGGCGGTGAGGAGGTGCTGCTGAGTCTAGCCGGGGGAGACGCCACCAAGTGCTTCGACGACATCGGTCACTCGCAG GAAGCCATACAGCTGAAGGACACTTTCGAGATCGGCACACTCCAGGGCGAGCTGACCTCACCGGTCGCGGCAGCGAGTACCGGTCCGACGgtggacgacgacgactgggTGTACGAGGAGCCGAAGAAGGAGGCCAACCCCTACATCCCCGTCTTCATCGGGCTGGCCGTCGTCGTCTACGCTGTTCTGTTCTACTACATCTTCTAG